A genomic region of Blattabacterium cuenoti contains the following coding sequences:
- the lysS gene encoding lysine--tRNA ligase: MGDIHTNLSEQQIIRRKKLDQLKQLGINPYPSEEYIVTTTIRNIQKNFAEKETISIAGRLMRLRILGKASFGEIKDHTGCMQIYFTQDHLLLSYDQIKKEDAYNIFLKKLIDIGDIIGVKGILFKTKMDEITINVHQFTLLSKSISPLPQVKMDKNKKIYDAFSNTEQRYRMRYVDLIVNDHVKEIFLKRTRIIQKIRNFLDDKGYLEVETPILQSIPGGAIARPFETYHNTLGIPLYLRIANELYLKRLIIGGFHGVYEFSRNFRNEGMDRIHNPEFTVLELYVAYKDYYWMMNFTEKLIKCICNKFQKKEDNHISFQTPFLRISILDSIKKYTGFDLKEMGEEELRKVCKKLHIEENIKMSKAKLIENIFEEKCEKNYINPTFIIDYPIEMSPLTKRHRYKKNLSERFELIINGQEIANAYSELNDPIDQLDRLREQVKFAEKKTIDESIDQDFIRALEFGMPPTAGIGIGIDRLVMLLTKKKSIQEVLLFPQMRPEKKGKK; encoded by the coding sequence ATGGGGGACATCCACACAAATTTATCAGAACAACAAATTATACGAAGAAAAAAATTAGATCAACTGAAACAATTGGGAATTAATCCTTATCCATCAGAAGAATATATTGTTACCACCACTATTCGTAATATACAAAAAAATTTTGCAGAAAAAGAAACTATAAGCATAGCTGGACGGTTAATGCGTTTGCGAATTTTAGGAAAAGCTTCTTTCGGAGAGATAAAAGATCACACGGGATGTATGCAAATATATTTTACTCAGGATCATTTATTATTATCTTATGATCAAATAAAAAAAGAGGATGCTTACAATATTTTTTTAAAAAAACTTATAGATATAGGAGATATTATTGGAGTAAAAGGAATTTTATTTAAGACAAAAATGGATGAAATAACCATAAATGTTCATCAATTCACTTTATTATCCAAATCTATCAGCCCTTTACCACAAGTAAAAATGGATAAAAATAAAAAAATATATGATGCTTTTTCCAATACGGAACAACGTTATCGTATGCGTTATGTCGATCTTATTGTAAATGATCATGTGAAAGAAATTTTTTTAAAACGTACTCGTATCATCCAAAAAATTAGAAATTTTTTGGATGATAAAGGATATCTAGAAGTAGAGACCCCTATTCTACAATCTATTCCTGGAGGAGCTATTGCTCGTCCTTTTGAAACGTATCATAATACACTAGGAATTCCATTATATTTACGTATAGCTAATGAACTTTATTTAAAAAGACTGATTATTGGGGGATTTCACGGGGTATATGAATTTTCTAGAAATTTCAGAAATGAGGGGATGGATCGTATTCATAATCCAGAATTTACTGTATTAGAACTTTATGTAGCTTATAAAGATTATTACTGGATGATGAATTTTACAGAAAAATTGATAAAATGCATATGTAATAAATTTCAAAAAAAAGAAGATAATCATATTAGTTTTCAAACTCCTTTTCTTCGTATATCTATATTGGATTCGATTAAAAAATATACAGGATTTGATCTTAAAGAAATGGGAGAGGAAGAGTTAAGAAAAGTTTGTAAAAAATTGCATATAGAAGAAAATATAAAAATGAGTAAAGCTAAACTGATTGAAAATATTTTTGAAGAAAAATGTGAAAAAAATTATATCAATCCTACTTTTATTATTGATTATCCTATAGAAATGAGTCCTCTAACTAAAAGACACCGTTATAAAAAAAATTTATCAGAACGTTTTGAACTTATTATAAATGGGCAAGAAATTGCGAATGCTTATTCAGAACTTAATGATCCTATTGATCAACTTGATCGTTTACGAGAACAAGTAAAGTTTGCCGAAAAAAAAACGATAGACGAATCTATTGATCAAGATTTTATACGCGCTTTAGAATTCGGTATGCCTCCTACTGCAGGGATTGGAATTGGAATAGATCGTTTAGTTATGTTACTTACTAAAAAAAAATCGATTCAAGAAGTTTTACTTTTTCCACAAATGCGTCCAGAAAAAAAAGGAAAAAAATAA